A genomic window from Streptomyces brevispora includes:
- a CDS encoding glycoside hydrolase 5 family protein, with protein sequence MNSSPLRFGANYTPSQGWFHHWLDFDLDAVRADLDSIAGLGLDHIRVFPLWPLFQPNRTLIRPRAVEQLVQLADAAAERGLDVSVDGLQGHLSSFDFLPAWTGTWHRRNIFTDPDVLSGQAEYLRTLAAALADRPHFIGMTLGNEINQFSGDPHPDPDRITPQQAGSWLTRMLAACEEGAPGKLHLHAEYDAAWYQDDHAFTPAHAARIGAVTAVHSWVFNGTAQRHGRTGTATEHHAAYLIELSKAWALDPHRPVWLQEVGAPAPLIPAEHAAAFTAATVENALDCEDVWGVTWWCSHDVSRSLADFPELEYGLGLLTNDRQVKPAGRAIAGIVEEQRGRTRRPATRTTALVVDAGDEATAPRRSTCAPGGEVFEAFARLTADGVRPTTVLASRADDQRHLDARGITEVLTPDQVR encoded by the coding sequence ATGAACTCCTCCCCGCTGCGTTTCGGCGCCAACTACACGCCCAGCCAGGGCTGGTTCCACCACTGGCTGGACTTCGACCTCGACGCCGTACGGGCCGACCTGGACTCGATCGCCGGTCTCGGCCTCGACCACATCCGGGTCTTCCCGCTCTGGCCGCTCTTCCAGCCCAACCGCACCCTGATCCGTCCGCGTGCCGTCGAGCAGCTCGTCCAGCTGGCCGACGCCGCCGCGGAACGCGGGCTCGACGTCAGCGTGGACGGGCTCCAGGGCCATCTGTCGAGCTTCGACTTCCTGCCCGCCTGGACCGGGACGTGGCACCGGCGCAACATCTTCACCGACCCGGACGTGCTCTCCGGCCAGGCCGAGTACCTGCGCACCCTGGCCGCCGCCCTCGCGGACCGGCCGCACTTCATCGGGATGACCCTCGGCAACGAGATCAACCAGTTCTCCGGGGACCCGCACCCCGACCCGGACCGCATCACCCCCCAGCAGGCGGGCAGCTGGCTGACCCGGATGCTGGCGGCCTGCGAGGAGGGGGCGCCCGGCAAGCTCCACCTGCACGCCGAGTACGACGCCGCCTGGTACCAGGACGACCACGCCTTCACCCCGGCGCACGCGGCCCGGATCGGGGCCGTCACCGCCGTGCACTCCTGGGTCTTCAACGGCACCGCCCAGCGCCACGGCCGTACCGGTACCGCCACCGAGCACCACGCCGCCTACCTGATCGAACTCTCCAAGGCCTGGGCGCTCGATCCGCACCGGCCGGTGTGGCTCCAGGAGGTCGGCGCCCCCGCCCCGCTGATCCCCGCCGAGCACGCCGCCGCGTTCACCGCGGCGACCGTCGAGAACGCGCTGGACTGCGAGGACGTCTGGGGCGTCACCTGGTGGTGCTCCCACGATGTGTCCCGCTCACTGGCCGACTTCCCCGAACTGGAGTACGGGCTCGGGCTGCTGACCAACGACCGGCAGGTCAAGCCGGCCGGGCGGGCCATCGCCGGAATCGTCGAGGAGCAGCGCGGCCGGACCCGCCGGCCCGCGACCCGGACCACGGCCCTCGTCGTCGACGCCGGTGACGAGGCGACCGCACCCCGCCGCTCCACCTGCGCCCCCGGGGGTGAGGTCTTCGAGGCCTTCGCCCGGCTCACCGCGGACGGGGTCCGCCCCACGACCGTCCTCGCGAGCAGGGCGGACGACCAGCGGCACCTCGACGCCCGCGGCATCACCGAGGTCCTGACCCCGGACCAGGTCCGGTGA
- a CDS encoding intracellular growth attenuator family protein, giving the protein MSLRELRKECEDKLAGLPLPAPFSVAGLVANMEAAGGRTIVLHEMPDRLARVNGACGLRLKAGGTSFVLYRRRPTAYQTQHVILHELCHEWFDHGTSLDAEQLQRLLPVFDTSLIARVVGTDALRAPDAVQARAQYDTHDERMAEFGASLIPRMARDVTSDDMVGRLANSLSRPVAHRRRGLFRRT; this is encoded by the coding sequence ATGTCCCTGCGCGAACTGCGGAAAGAGTGCGAGGACAAGCTCGCCGGGCTCCCCCTGCCCGCCCCCTTCTCGGTCGCGGGGCTGGTGGCGAACATGGAGGCGGCCGGCGGCCGCACCATCGTGCTGCACGAGATGCCCGACCGGCTGGCGCGCGTCAACGGTGCCTGCGGGCTGCGGCTGAAGGCCGGCGGGACCAGCTTCGTGCTCTACCGCCGTCGCCCCACCGCCTACCAGACCCAGCACGTCATCCTGCACGAGCTGTGCCACGAGTGGTTCGACCACGGCACCTCGCTCGACGCCGAGCAACTCCAGCGGCTGCTGCCCGTCTTCGACACCTCACTCATCGCCCGCGTCGTCGGCACCGACGCGCTCCGGGCCCCGGACGCCGTACAGGCGCGTGCGCAGTACGACACCCACGACGAACGCATGGCCGAATTCGGTGCCTCGCTCATCCCTCGAATGGCCAGGGACGTGACGAGCGATGACATGGTGGGGCGGCTGGCCAACTCGCTCTCGCGCCCGGTCGCCCACCGCCGCCGCGGTCTGTTCCGCCGCACCTAG
- a CDS encoding sensor histidine kinase, which yields MTDILLIALFAFLGAAAAGLLGALVLRFFRHRSLVVSLTVVAAVAVTAMLAGTLAVAWAMFLSPHDLSVVTTVVAMAAVVSLATAMLLGRWVAARSRELTLAARSFGDGGTFAAPTAPATAELAALTRELAATSAKLDSSRERERALETSRRELVAWISHDLRTPLAGLRAMSEALEDGVAVDPGRYLRQIRTEVERMNDMVGDLFELSRIHAGSLTLTPTRISVYDLVGDALAGADPLAREHGVRLVGDRIEAVPVEVDGKEMSRVLGNLLINAIRRTPADGTVAVAAQRTGGGVVVSVTDGCGGIPEQDLARVFDTGWRGSHARTPPAGAGLGLAIVRGIVEAHAGRAEVRNVTGGCCFEVTLPVA from the coding sequence ATGACCGACATACTCCTCATCGCGCTGTTCGCGTTCCTGGGCGCCGCCGCGGCCGGACTGCTCGGCGCGCTCGTCCTGCGGTTCTTCCGGCACCGCTCGCTCGTCGTCTCGCTGACCGTGGTCGCCGCGGTCGCCGTGACCGCGATGCTCGCCGGGACGCTGGCCGTCGCCTGGGCGATGTTCCTGTCGCCGCACGACCTGTCCGTGGTCACGACCGTCGTCGCGATGGCCGCCGTCGTCTCGCTCGCCACCGCGATGCTGCTCGGCCGCTGGGTGGCGGCGAGGAGCCGCGAGCTGACCCTCGCCGCCCGTTCGTTCGGCGACGGCGGGACCTTCGCGGCCCCCACGGCCCCGGCCACCGCCGAACTCGCCGCCCTCACCCGCGAACTGGCCGCCACCAGTGCCAAGCTCGACAGTTCACGTGAGCGCGAACGCGCCCTGGAGACCTCGCGGCGTGAGCTCGTCGCCTGGATCTCGCACGATCTGCGCACCCCGCTCGCCGGGCTGCGGGCCATGTCGGAGGCGCTGGAGGACGGCGTGGCCGTCGACCCGGGGCGCTATCTGCGGCAGATCCGCACCGAGGTGGAGCGCATGAACGACATGGTCGGCGACCTCTTCGAGCTCTCCCGCATCCACGCCGGTTCGCTCACCCTCACCCCCACCCGGATCTCCGTGTACGACCTGGTGGGCGACGCGCTCGCCGGTGCCGACCCGCTGGCCCGCGAGCACGGCGTACGGCTGGTCGGCGACCGGATCGAGGCGGTGCCGGTGGAGGTCGACGGCAAGGAGATGAGCCGGGTCCTGGGAAACCTCCTGATCAACGCGATCCGCCGCACCCCCGCCGACGGCACCGTCGCGGTGGCCGCGCAACGCACGGGCGGCGGTGTGGTCGTGTCGGTGACCGACGGCTGCGGGGGCATCCCGGAGCAGGACCTGGCCAGGGTCTTCGACACCGGATGGCGCGGCAGCCACGCCCGTACGCCCCCGGCCGGCGCGGGACTCGGGCTCGCCATCGTGCGCGGCATCGTCGAGGCGCACGCCGGCCGGGCCGAGGTCCGCAACGTCACCGGCGGCTGCTGCTTCGAGGTCACCCTGCCGGTGGCGTGA
- a CDS encoding MAB_1171c family putative transporter, which produces MTPLDLAGYLIAGLMTAVALWRMPAALRGDEEDRRRRALWGCYAGFAAALWTKTRFVRVGLNDSSVTDLSVLIKHYTATVAILAILSYIVAIYGQYADAGAVPRHVRFARLIQHVAAKASVATLVLLTVLFFTVVDRSVPSDRFVADHAGQWGATLYMSVFYLYLGTASAVCAYQWALATASARLRRLRVGLGMMTFAMFIGVGYTVSRTLFLWVSVIDRPSEAFALDFDEITEAAQVVLFAFFAVGASVPALSNVRRRAKLWRAQVRLHALWYELMAAFPDQPFDPPASLVRELTRFGTPADLRIDRWAADIADAVEKLRHYAPETLLAAAGAAARAGTTDRERTGPLTDAYWIKAALAAHGDGVAPGNAAAVGTQHAADQDDEVAWLVRVAAAYRTVTAEQARQVLESSAALKEQTA; this is translated from the coding sequence GTGACCCCCCTGGACCTCGCCGGCTACCTGATAGCCGGCCTGATGACAGCCGTCGCCCTGTGGCGCATGCCGGCCGCCCTCCGGGGCGACGAGGAGGACCGACGCCGCCGGGCCCTGTGGGGCTGTTACGCGGGGTTCGCCGCCGCGCTGTGGACCAAGACCCGGTTCGTGCGCGTCGGGCTCAACGACAGCTCCGTCACCGACCTCTCGGTGCTGATCAAGCACTACACGGCGACCGTCGCGATCCTGGCCATACTCAGCTACATCGTCGCCATCTACGGCCAGTACGCCGATGCCGGGGCGGTCCCGCGGCACGTGCGGTTCGCCCGGCTGATCCAGCATGTGGCCGCCAAGGCGTCGGTCGCCACGCTGGTGCTGCTGACCGTGCTGTTCTTCACGGTCGTCGACCGTTCCGTCCCCTCGGACCGCTTCGTCGCCGACCACGCCGGGCAGTGGGGCGCGACGCTCTACATGAGCGTGTTCTACCTCTACCTCGGCACCGCCTCCGCCGTCTGCGCCTACCAGTGGGCACTCGCCACCGCGAGCGCCCGGCTCCGCCGGCTGCGGGTCGGCCTCGGCATGATGACGTTCGCGATGTTCATCGGCGTCGGATACACCGTCAGCCGGACGCTGTTCCTCTGGGTCAGCGTGATCGACCGGCCGAGCGAGGCCTTCGCGCTGGACTTCGACGAGATCACCGAGGCCGCGCAGGTGGTGCTGTTCGCCTTCTTCGCGGTGGGCGCCTCCGTCCCCGCCCTGAGCAACGTCCGCCGCCGGGCGAAGCTCTGGCGGGCCCAGGTGCGACTGCACGCGCTCTGGTACGAGTTGATGGCGGCCTTCCCTGACCAGCCCTTCGACCCCCCGGCGTCGCTGGTCCGCGAACTGACCCGGTTCGGCACACCGGCGGACCTGCGGATCGACCGCTGGGCGGCGGACATCGCCGACGCGGTGGAGAAGCTGCGCCACTACGCCCCCGAGACCCTTCTCGCGGCCGCCGGGGCCGCCGCCCGGGCCGGCACCACCGACCGGGAGCGGACCGGACCGCTCACAGACGCGTACTGGATCAAGGCGGCCCTCGCGGCCCACGGCGACGGTGTGGCCCCGGGGAACGCGGCGGCCGTCGGCACCCAGCACGCGGCCGACCAGGACGACGAGGTCGCCTGGCTGGTCCGGGTCGCCGCCGCGTACCGGACGGTCACGGCGGAACAGGCCCGGCAGGTCCTGGAGTCCTCCGCAGCACTCAAGGAGCAGACAGCATGA
- a CDS encoding alpha/beta hydrolase, with amino-acid sequence MTQRRPPEAAVLLLHGGRETGIGAPLPGLFNLPAVRMRPFARAVGRALPGDVLVRAVRYGHRGWNGSRADPLHDAVRALDELRRMVGEIPVVLVGHSMGGRAALYAAGHPLVRGVVGLAPWCPDGDPVEQLAGRDVVLVHGTRDRVTSPVASRTLTARARRAGARTCLVTVHGGDHAMLRRAPTWHGLTAGLVSGLLGRAPLPGPVAEALRLPPEASAEDGTVDLDRLHTGGAAGAAGAVDRAGTGGSR; translated from the coding sequence ATGACGCAACGACGACCGCCGGAGGCGGCGGTACTCCTGCTGCACGGCGGGCGGGAGACCGGGATCGGGGCGCCGCTGCCCGGACTGTTCAATCTGCCCGCCGTGCGGATGCGTCCGTTCGCGCGCGCTGTGGGGCGTGCGCTGCCGGGTGACGTCCTGGTGCGTGCGGTCCGGTACGGGCACCGGGGCTGGAACGGGTCCCGGGCGGATCCGCTGCACGATGCCGTGCGCGCCCTGGACGAGTTGCGGCGGATGGTGGGGGAGATTCCGGTGGTGCTGGTGGGGCACTCGATGGGTGGCCGTGCCGCGCTCTACGCCGCCGGGCATCCGCTGGTACGGGGTGTGGTCGGGCTCGCCCCGTGGTGCCCGGACGGTGATCCGGTCGAGCAGCTAGCCGGGCGGGACGTCGTCCTCGTGCACGGCACCCGCGACCGTGTCACGAGCCCGGTGGCCTCCCGCACGCTCACCGCGCGGGCCCGCCGGGCCGGGGCCCGTACGTGCCTGGTCACCGTGCACGGTGGCGATCACGCGATGCTCCGCCGGGCCCCCACCTGGCACGGGCTGACCGCCGGCCTGGTCAGCGGGCTGCTGGGCCGGGCCCCGCTCCCCGGCCCCGTCGCCGAGGCGCTGCGGCTGCCGCCGGAGGCCTCGGCCGAGGACGGGACGGTGGACCTGGACCGGCTGCACACCGGCGGTGCGGCGGGTGCGGCGGGCGCGGTGGACAGGGCGGGCACGGGCGGCTCCCGCTGA
- a CDS encoding MerR family transcriptional regulator → MPPETPPHATDRLDDDDYPAYTMGRAAEMIGATPGFLRTIGEARLITPLRSEGGHRRYSRYQLRIAARARELVDGGTPIEAACRIVILEDQLEEALRLNEELRGPTPARDGDG, encoded by the coding sequence ATGCCCCCCGAAACCCCTCCGCATGCCACCGACCGTCTCGATGACGACGACTACCCCGCCTACACGATGGGCCGCGCCGCGGAGATGATCGGCGCCACGCCCGGCTTCCTCCGTACGATCGGCGAGGCCAGGCTGATCACCCCCCTGCGGTCCGAAGGCGGCCACCGCCGCTACTCCCGCTACCAGCTCCGCATCGCCGCCCGCGCCCGGGAGCTCGTCGACGGGGGCACACCGATCGAGGCCGCCTGCCGCATCGTGATCCTGGAGGACCAGCTCGAAGAGGCGCTCCGGCTCAACGAGGAGCTGCGCGGGCCCACCCCGGCCCGCGACGGCGACGGTTAG
- a CDS encoding class I SAM-dependent methyltransferase yields MSRTVPRSETVRPSHQDTTSWSADPYADALRNGHGPLFLRRTDGWLLPLDVERWCAGADAADLSALHRCEGPVLDIGCGPGRLVAALAARGHRALGIDVSEAAVARTQRLGGSALHRSVFEPLPGEGRWGTVLLVDGNIGIGGDPRRLLHRTASVLAPGGLLIAETAPQDIDERVRVQLDDGRAAGARPAPAAPFPWARLGTPALLRHARPLGWLTADQWESDGRPFVALRRGRSVLTAGQGADGTNGAPVISSQFPRNTSGDSSLTGS; encoded by the coding sequence ATGAGCCGGACGGTTCCCCGCAGCGAGACGGTCCGCCCGTCGCACCAGGACACCACCTCGTGGAGCGCCGACCCGTACGCCGACGCCCTGCGCAACGGCCACGGCCCGCTCTTCCTGCGCCGCACGGACGGCTGGCTGCTGCCGCTGGACGTGGAGCGCTGGTGCGCGGGCGCGGACGCCGCGGACCTGTCGGCGCTGCACCGCTGCGAGGGGCCCGTCCTGGACATCGGGTGCGGTCCCGGACGGCTGGTCGCGGCGCTGGCGGCCCGCGGCCACCGCGCCCTCGGCATCGACGTCAGCGAGGCGGCGGTGGCCCGCACCCAGCGGCTCGGCGGCTCCGCACTGCACCGCTCGGTCTTCGAACCCCTGCCGGGCGAGGGCCGCTGGGGCACCGTCCTGCTCGTCGACGGCAACATCGGCATCGGCGGCGACCCGCGCCGGCTCCTGCACCGCACGGCGTCCGTACTGGCCCCCGGCGGGCTGCTCATCGCCGAGACCGCACCGCAGGACATCGACGAACGGGTCAGGGTCCAGCTGGACGACGGACGCGCCGCCGGCGCCCGGCCCGCGCCCGCCGCCCCCTTCCCCTGGGCCCGGCTCGGCACCCCGGCACTGCTGCGCCACGCCCGGCCGCTCGGCTGGCTGACGGCCGATCAGTGGGAGTCGGACGGCCGCCCGTTCGTCGCCCTGCGGCGCGGCCGGAGCGTCCTGACGGCCGGCCAGGGCGCCGACGGCACGAACGGCGCGCCCGTGATCAGCAGCCAGTTCCCCAGGAACACATCGGGGGACAGCTCGCTCACCGGCTCGTAG
- a CDS encoding YunG family protein, with protein MKPFLLADIEAAVRSSWGADTTTPEYRPRWTPGNPARDQCGVTALVLHDLLGGDLVRGEVRVDGVRTDYHWWNRLGPGTEIDLTREQFAPEEIVTGGTVIPRPPEIVRLREEYELLRGRVLELLHGHG; from the coding sequence ATGAAGCCCTTCCTTCTCGCCGACATCGAGGCCGCGGTCCGCAGCAGCTGGGGCGCCGACACCACGACGCCCGAGTACCGGCCGCGCTGGACGCCCGGCAACCCCGCCCGGGACCAGTGCGGGGTCACCGCCCTGGTCCTGCACGACCTGCTGGGCGGTGACCTCGTACGCGGTGAGGTCCGGGTCGACGGGGTGCGCACGGACTACCACTGGTGGAACCGGCTGGGCCCGGGGACGGAGATCGACCTGACCCGCGAGCAGTTCGCCCCCGAGGAGATCGTCACCGGCGGCACGGTGATACCCCGGCCCCCGGAGATCGTCCGGCTGCGCGAGGAGTACGAGCTGCTCCGGGGCCGGGTCCTGGAGCTGCTGCACGGCCACGGGTAG
- a CDS encoding glycosyltransferase family 2 protein → MTNPSDNSGPRADIVLPCLDEAAALPGVLGAIPRGWRAIVVDNGSTDGSAELARSLGATVVHEPRRGFGSACHAGLLAAEAEFVCFCDCDGSLDPGLLPGFVRRIADGESDLLLGRRRPDRLGAWPLHARAGNLALSRLLRRRTGLRLHDLGPMRAARRADLLALDLTDRRSGYPLQMVVRAADAGLRVAETDVPYLSRTGKSKVTGTWRGTWHAVRDMRAVLSEAPVPVSEPVSEPVAVEVSR, encoded by the coding sequence GTGACCAATCCCTCGGACAACTCCGGCCCCCGCGCCGACATCGTGCTGCCCTGTCTGGACGAAGCCGCCGCCCTGCCCGGGGTGCTCGGCGCGATCCCGCGCGGCTGGCGCGCCATCGTCGTCGACAACGGCTCCACCGACGGCTCGGCCGAACTGGCCCGTTCGCTCGGCGCGACGGTGGTGCACGAGCCGCGGCGCGGCTTCGGCTCCGCCTGCCACGCCGGGCTGCTCGCCGCCGAGGCGGAGTTCGTCTGCTTCTGCGACTGCGACGGGTCCCTGGACCCCGGGCTGCTCCCCGGCTTCGTCCGCCGGATCGCGGACGGCGAGAGCGATCTGCTGCTCGGCCGCCGGCGCCCCGACCGGCTCGGCGCCTGGCCCCTGCACGCCCGTGCGGGCAATCTGGCGCTGTCCCGGCTGCTCCGCAGACGTACCGGGCTGCGGCTGCACGACCTGGGGCCGATGCGCGCCGCGCGCCGGGCGGACCTGCTGGCGCTCGACCTCACCGACCGGCGCAGCGGCTACCCGCTGCAGATGGTGGTGCGGGCGGCGGATGCGGGCCTGCGGGTCGCCGAGACGGACGTCCCGTACCTCTCGCGCACCGGGAAGTCGAAGGTCACCGGCACCTGGCGGGGCACCTGGCACGCGGTGCGTGACATGCGCGCCGTGCTGAGCGAGGCACCGGTGCCGGTGTCGGAGCCGGTGTCGGAGCCGGTGGCTGTCGAGGTGTCCCGGTGA
- a CDS encoding NAD-dependent epimerase/dehydratase family protein, translating into MRVLVTGGAGFIGSEIVRTLTSAGHEAVVLDALLPSAHGEGTDRPADSRLIVADMRDREAVDRALHGIDAVCHQAAMVGLGKDFADAPQYVGCNDLGTAVLLAAAAAAGVRSLVLAGSMVVYGEGRYDCRLHGPVRPGPRAQTDLAAGRFEPLCPSCGTELVPGLVGEDAPVDPRNVYATTKLAQEHLASSWARATGGRALSLRYHNVYGPGMPRDTPYAGVASFFRSSLARGESPQVFEDGAQRRDFVHVRDVAAANAVALEAVAGLRPGSFAAYNTGSGEPHTIGEMAAALASAHGGPAPVVTGEYRLGDVRHVTADSRRLRDELGWKPAVGFAEGMAEFAAAPLRGMAATTSPTAVSPAL; encoded by the coding sequence ATGCGCGTACTGGTCACCGGCGGAGCCGGGTTCATCGGGTCGGAGATCGTCCGGACCCTCACATCGGCCGGGCACGAGGCGGTGGTGCTCGACGCCCTGCTCCCCTCGGCACACGGCGAGGGGACGGACCGGCCGGCCGACAGCCGGCTGATCGTGGCGGACATGCGCGACCGTGAGGCCGTGGACCGTGCGCTGCACGGCATCGACGCCGTGTGCCACCAGGCGGCGATGGTCGGCCTGGGCAAGGACTTCGCGGACGCTCCGCAGTACGTCGGGTGCAACGACCTCGGAACAGCCGTGCTGCTCGCCGCCGCGGCCGCCGCCGGGGTGCGGAGCCTGGTGCTCGCCGGGTCGATGGTGGTCTACGGGGAGGGCCGCTACGACTGCCGGCTCCACGGACCGGTCCGGCCGGGCCCGAGGGCGCAGACCGATCTGGCCGCGGGCCGGTTCGAGCCGCTCTGCCCGTCCTGCGGTACGGAGTTGGTCCCGGGGCTCGTCGGGGAGGACGCGCCCGTGGACCCGCGCAATGTGTACGCGACGACCAAGCTCGCCCAGGAACACCTCGCCTCCTCCTGGGCGCGCGCCACGGGCGGCCGGGCGCTGTCGCTGCGCTACCACAACGTGTACGGGCCGGGGATGCCGCGCGACACCCCGTACGCCGGGGTGGCCTCCTTCTTCCGCTCGTCCCTCGCCCGGGGCGAGTCGCCGCAGGTCTTCGAGGACGGCGCCCAGCGGCGGGACTTCGTCCATGTGCGGGACGTGGCCGCCGCGAACGCGGTCGCGCTGGAGGCCGTTGCCGGGCTCCGGCCGGGCAGCTTCGCCGCGTACAACACCGGGAGCGGGGAGCCGCACACCATCGGCGAGATGGCCGCGGCCCTGGCGTCGGCCCACGGCGGCCCGGCTCCGGTGGTCACCGGCGAGTACCGGCTCGGGGACGTACGCCATGTCACGGCGGACTCCCGGCGGCTCCGCGACGAACTGGGCTGGAAGCCCGCGGTGGGCTTCGCCGAGGGGATGGCGGAGTTCGCGGCGGCTCCGCTGCGGGGCATGGCCGCAACGACCTCACCCACGGCCGTGAGCCCGGCGCTCTGA
- a CDS encoding TIGR04282 family arsenosugar biosynthesis glycosyltransferase, producing MTLLVIAKEPLPGRVKTRLTPPFTPQEAARLAEASLADTLRTVLALPAARRAVVLDGAPGPWLPPGIEVVPQGAGGLDERLAAAFGACTGPTLLIGMDTPQITAADLAPALSPDAWDGCDAWFGPAEDGGFWALGLAEPDPGLLRGVPMSVPETGAVQRRRLVDAGLTVRDLPRLRDVDTAADAVDVAALAPDGRFAAVLAGLTRAAVR from the coding sequence ATGACCCTGCTGGTCATCGCCAAGGAGCCCCTGCCCGGCCGGGTCAAGACCCGGCTGACGCCGCCCTTCACCCCGCAGGAGGCCGCGCGGCTCGCCGAGGCCTCGCTCGCCGACACCCTGCGCACCGTCCTCGCGCTGCCCGCCGCACGGCGGGCGGTCGTCCTCGACGGGGCGCCCGGACCCTGGCTGCCGCCGGGCATCGAGGTGGTGCCGCAGGGCGCGGGCGGTCTCGACGAACGGCTCGCCGCCGCGTTCGGCGCCTGCACAGGGCCGACGCTCCTCATCGGCATGGACACCCCGCAGATCACCGCCGCCGACCTGGCGCCCGCGCTCTCCCCCGATGCGTGGGACGGCTGCGACGCCTGGTTCGGCCCGGCCGAGGACGGCGGCTTCTGGGCGCTGGGGCTGGCCGAGCCGGACCCCGGGCTGCTGCGCGGGGTGCCGATGTCCGTGCCGGAGACCGGCGCGGTGCAGCGCCGGAGGCTGGTCGACGCCGGGCTGACGGTGCGTGATCTGCCCCGGCTGCGGGACGTGGACACGGCGGCCGACGCCGTGGACGTCGCCGCCCTGGCGCCGGACGGCCGGTTCGCCGCCGTGCTCGCCGGGCTGACCCGGGCGGCGGTCCGATGA
- a CDS encoding phosphatase PAP2 family protein has product MSTADTADAADTAGHSRTSTARTVTDVFQPRNLLLAGMLATGYAAAGQWTGLLWGLLGALCAGIVPAGYIEWERGRGTWGDRHVVDRTKRAPIFLVILGSIGTGSAVMVLGGAPSGILTAMLALWAMTVVLLAVNTVWKISVDASVASAVVALLAVVHSPWWLFGYLMTAAVCWSRVALGYHTVGQVMAGTALGAATAGAFLLG; this is encoded by the coding sequence ATGAGCACCGCCGACACCGCGGACGCCGCCGACACCGCGGGCCACTCCCGCACCTCCACCGCCCGTACCGTGACCGATGTCTTCCAGCCACGTAATCTCCTGCTCGCCGGCATGCTCGCGACCGGATACGCGGCGGCCGGCCAGTGGACGGGGCTGCTCTGGGGGCTGCTCGGCGCCCTGTGCGCGGGGATCGTCCCGGCCGGCTACATCGAGTGGGAGCGCGGACGCGGCACCTGGGGCGACCGCCATGTCGTGGACCGCACCAAACGGGCCCCGATCTTCCTCGTCATCCTCGGCTCCATCGGTACCGGTTCGGCGGTCATGGTGCTGGGCGGCGCCCCCTCCGGCATCCTGACCGCGATGCTCGCGCTCTGGGCGATGACGGTCGTCCTGCTGGCCGTCAACACGGTCTGGAAGATCTCGGTGGACGCCTCGGTCGCCTCGGCCGTCGTCGCCCTGCTCGCCGTGGTCCATTCGCCGTGGTGGCTGTTCGGGTACCTGATGACGGCCGCCGTGTGCTGGTCGCGGGTCGCGCTCGGCTACCACACGGTCGGCCAGGTGATGGCCGGGACCGCACTGGGCGCGGCCACGGCGGGCGCGTTCCTCCTCGGCTGA
- a CDS encoding GNAT family N-acetyltransferase produces MPTFEITTASADDIRMMADWAHAEGWNPGLTDGQAFFAADPCGFLIGRLDGAPVSCVSVIRYGSGFGFLGFYLTRPERRGQGYGSRLWATGTARLSGRNTGLDGMVEQQANYRRSGFRPAWTNMRYEGLVPVDIAPPPGVTLVDARTLPFGQVTAYDRRFFPAERDGFLAAWTTAPGRTALIALREGEVQGLAVLRACRTSSRIGPLYAATPETAAALVSALAATDPSAPVAVDVPDVNPAAVRLAEQLGLTPSFETARMYTGPTPDVDHTGLFGITSLELG; encoded by the coding sequence GTGCCGACATTCGAGATCACCACAGCAAGCGCGGACGACATCAGGATGATGGCGGACTGGGCCCACGCCGAGGGCTGGAACCCGGGCCTGACCGACGGTCAGGCCTTCTTCGCCGCAGACCCCTGCGGCTTCCTGATCGGCAGGCTCGACGGTGCGCCCGTCTCCTGCGTCTCCGTGATCCGCTACGGCTCCGGCTTCGGCTTCCTGGGCTTCTACCTCACCCGCCCGGAACGGCGCGGCCAGGGCTACGGGAGCCGGCTCTGGGCCACCGGGACGGCCCGGCTGTCCGGGCGCAACACCGGCCTCGACGGGATGGTGGAGCAACAGGCCAACTACCGCAGATCCGGCTTCCGCCCGGCCTGGACGAACATGCGGTACGAGGGACTGGTGCCGGTGGACATCGCACCGCCGCCCGGGGTCACCCTGGTCGACGCCCGCACCCTGCCCTTCGGCCAGGTCACCGCGTACGACCGCCGGTTCTTCCCGGCGGAGCGCGACGGCTTCCTCGCGGCCTGGACCACCGCCCCCGGCCGCACCGCGCTGATCGCCCTGCGCGAGGGGGAGGTGCAGGGGCTCGCCGTGCTGCGCGCCTGCCGTACCTCCTCGCGCATCGGCCCGCTGTACGCGGCCACCCCGGAGACGGCCGCCGCCCTGGTGAGCGCGCTCGCGGCAACCGATCCGTCCGCCCCGGTCGCCGTGGACGTGCCCGACGTCAACCCGGCGGCGGTACGCCTCGCCGAACAGCTCGGGCTCACCCCGTCGTTCGAGACGGCCCGCATGTACACCGGCCCGACGCCGGACGTCGACCACACCGGGCTGTTCGGCATCACCAGCCTCGAACTGGGCTGA